In Selenomonas sp. TAMA-11512, a genomic segment contains:
- a CDS encoding NlpC/P60 family protein, which yields MSKAIRVFVLTMMIAVSFAAVVSASAFRIGDQGSDVAEIQGQLSSLGYDVAADGDFGPATAEAVKSFQASQGLQADGLVGPATYSALLGKAMPEVSRGSNYITRRIVGDSMQYLGVPYVFGGTTPSGFDCSGYVRYVFANAGIYLPRMADEQYGVGMPISTSEMVAGDLVFFSTYTYGVSHVGIYLGDGKFIHASSSRGVTISSLYESYWTNAYVGARRIM from the coding sequence TTGAGTAAAGCGATTCGTGTTTTTGTCTTGACAATGATGATAGCGGTATCCTTTGCCGCGGTTGTAAGTGCGTCCGCATTTCGTATCGGTGATCAGGGCAGTGATGTAGCGGAGATTCAGGGACAGCTTTCGAGCCTGGGCTACGATGTGGCTGCAGACGGTGATTTCGGGCCGGCGACAGCAGAGGCTGTCAAGTCCTTTCAGGCATCGCAGGGACTGCAGGCGGACGGTCTTGTAGGTCCGGCAACGTATTCGGCTCTTCTCGGCAAAGCCATGCCGGAGGTCAGCCGCGGATCCAACTATATCACGCGTCGTATCGTAGGGGATTCGATGCAGTATCTTGGCGTTCCGTACGTCTTTGGAGGTACGACGCCGAGCGGTTTTGACTGCTCCGGGTATGTCCGTTACGTCTTTGCAAACGCCGGAATCTATCTGCCTCGTATGGCGGATGAGCAGTATGGGGTCGGCATGCCGATTTCCACGAGCGAGATGGTTGCCGGTGATCTCGTATTCTTCTCCACGTACACCTATGGCGTGTCGCATGTCGGCATCTACCTTGGCGATGGAAAGTTCATCCATGCCTCGTCGAGCCGCGGTGTGACGATCAGCTCGCTGTATGAAAGCTATTGGACAAACGCATACGTCGGCGCGCGTCGAATTATGTAA